From the Ruminiclostridium josui JCM 17888 genome, one window contains:
- a CDS encoding GNAT family N-acetyltransferase, producing the protein MENLYGGSDNEQYKSKESSDFGFENTEIQRLWTKVDVRNIASCRMLEKCGYTKEGLIRQGKMVNTWCDYYIYGILSSDMKPR; encoded by the coding sequence ATGGAAAATTTATATGGAGGTTCAGATAATGAACAATATAAAAGTAAAGAGAGCAGTGATTTTGGTTTTGAGAATACAGAAATACAAAGACTGTGGACAAAAGTAGATGTGCGAAATATTGCATCCTGTAGAATGCTGGAGAAGTGTGGCTACACTAAGGAAGGTCTAATCAGACAAGGAAAAATGGTAAATACATGGTGTGACTATTATATATATGGAATTCTTTCCTCTGATATGAAGCCGAGATAA
- a CDS encoding RNA polymerase sigma factor, with translation MLEFFLSVLETEEERNKFTALYTYYENAMYNVAFSILRDRYLAEDAVHDALLKIINYIPNISDIQCHKTKALIVIIIKSTAIDIYRKRDKQYVNEKTVLPEEVDTGELPLDHIIADESFNELKIKLNKLNKDYLDIIMLKHLYDLTNNEIADILCISGDAVRQRLSRAKKAIRKIIEEENK, from the coding sequence TTGCTGGAATTTTTTCTATCAGTTCTCGAAACAGAAGAAGAGAGAAATAAGTTTACTGCTCTTTATACATATTATGAAAACGCAATGTACAATGTTGCCTTTAGTATTCTAAGAGACCGCTATCTTGCAGAGGATGCAGTACATGATGCACTATTAAAGATTATAAATTATATTCCTAATATTTCGGATATTCAATGTCACAAAACAAAGGCTTTAATCGTTATTATTATCAAAAGCACGGCCATAGATATTTATCGCAAGCGAGACAAGCAGTATGTTAATGAAAAAACTGTGCTGCCTGAGGAGGTTGATACAGGTGAATTACCTCTAGATCATATTATTGCTGACGAAAGCTTTAACGAACTGAAGATAAAACTTAACAAGTTAAATAAGGATTATCTGGATATTATTATGCTAAAGCATTTATATGATTTGACAAACAATGAAATAGCAGATATTTTGTGTATTTCAGGCGACGCTGTACGACAACGTCTTAGTCGGGCTAAAAAGGCCATAAGAAAAATAATTGAGGAGGAAAATAAATGA
- a CDS encoding DUF4352 domain-containing protein, giving the protein MKRSFLLFFAAVIVSALCACESVSNFKDNSVETSSATTTHNSLSEDNIPSVDSNIKKSHKTTVENEDWIIVDKSVTVKGLNYIINAYKKSERSELFEADEGKTFLLIDITVKNNSKKTATISSNTMFDLTDRFGTSYNTSLGALSCLEDEKMEQLDGQIAAGSEFRGGIAFEIPKVTKGLRLIIQGPAGDGRSPVILY; this is encoded by the coding sequence ATGAAGAGGAGTTTTTTATTATTTTTTGCTGCCGTTATCGTTTCAGCATTATGTGCTTGCGAATCAGTATCAAATTTTAAAGACAATTCAGTAGAAACATCATCTGCAACAACCACACATAACAGTTTATCAGAAGATAACATTCCAAGCGTTGATTCCAACATAAAAAAATCACATAAAACAACCGTAGAAAATGAAGATTGGATAATAGTAGATAAAAGCGTAACCGTAAAAGGATTGAATTACATTATAAATGCATATAAAAAAAGTGAGAGATCTGAACTATTTGAGGCAGACGAAGGAAAAACGTTTTTGCTGATTGATATAACCGTTAAAAATAATTCAAAGAAAACAGCAACTATAAGTTCAAATACAATGTTCGACCTTACAGACAGGTTTGGAACATCCTATAATACGTCATTAGGAGCTCTTTCGTGTCTTGAAGATGAAAAAATGGAGCAATTGGACGGACAAATAGCAGCAGGTTCTGAGTTCAGGGGAGGCATTGCATTTGAAATACCAAAAGTCACAAAAGGTTTGAGGTTAATTATTCAAGGGCCTGCAGGAGATGGCCGTTCCCCGGTAATACTCTACTAG
- a CDS encoding DUF4367 domain-containing protein — protein sequence MSSPKTLQDVLISVAKDTQKNLSSELDLYMSPLHKFSRSYTKRKKMILRSHDEYLPINSFRKRILIPIVIILTILICAMSVPAIREPMITFIVNVYNEMTDFIIRSDNGEIQFTTNDFILNYVPENYTLQDTQIAANIKTEAYKDNSGHSFTFTLEYYKNGINFSMDTENAKVTKTKIQGLKAVIAKKSDFVNIVVFDNKRHQVWNLTGNIDYNVALKIVQNVKIK from the coding sequence ATGAGTTCACCAAAGACGTTGCAGGACGTTTTGATTTCTGTTGCAAAAGATACTCAAAAAAATTTATCATCTGAATTGGATCTATATATGAGCCCTTTGCATAAGTTCTCAAGAAGTTATACAAAACGTAAAAAAATGATTCTCAGATCACACGATGAGTATTTACCTATTAATAGTTTTAGAAAACGGATTCTCATTCCCATAGTAATAATCCTTACTATTTTAATATGTGCAATGAGCGTGCCTGCAATCCGTGAACCGATGATTACCTTTATTGTTAACGTTTATAATGAGATGACAGACTTCATTATAAGGTCAGATAACGGCGAAATTCAATTTACTACCAATGATTTTATATTAAATTATGTTCCCGAAAATTATACTTTGCAAGATACACAGATAGCCGCAAATATAAAAACAGAAGCCTATAAGGATAATTCCGGTCATAGCTTTACATTTACACTGGAGTATTATAAAAATGGAATAAATTTTTCAATGGATACTGAAAATGCCAAAGTAACCAAAACCAAAATACAAGGCCTTAAAGCCGTTATTGCAAAGAAAAGCGATTTTGTAAATATTGTAGTTTTTGATAACAAAAGACACCAAGTCTGGAACTTAACAGGGAATATAGATTACAATGTTGCACTAAAAATTGTACAAAATGTCAAAATCAAATAA